In Calothrix sp. PCC 7507, one DNA window encodes the following:
- a CDS encoding response regulator transcription factor, with protein sequence MGSVCIEIVEGNPHLRSLLGWHLQQLEYRVHQAASIYQAREVFLSHQPTLVVLDADLPDGDGIEFCRWLHRQQQPLILMLSARTNEADVVAGLRAGADDYMSKPFGMQEFLARVEALIRRNRTPVAPAYLDYGALQIDLVQRRVRFQGEFIDLTPQEFSLLYVLAQAGGVPLSRSELLRRAWPDAIDNPRTIDTHVLSLRKKVELDPRQPSLIQTIRNVGYRFNMEILNTNLSQSQTKLAKERFSNQRSTLTTQRS encoded by the coding sequence GTGGGTTCGGTTTGTATTGAAATCGTTGAGGGGAATCCCCATCTAAGGTCGTTGCTGGGTTGGCACTTGCAGCAGTTGGAATACCGCGTGCATCAAGCCGCCAGCATTTATCAAGCAAGGGAAGTATTTTTAAGCCACCAACCAACACTAGTAGTTCTTGATGCGGATTTGCCTGATGGCGATGGCATTGAGTTTTGCCGTTGGTTGCACCGTCAGCAGCAGCCGTTAATCCTGATGCTATCTGCCCGTACAAATGAGGCTGATGTCGTCGCTGGTTTAAGGGCGGGGGCAGATGATTACATGAGCAAACCTTTTGGGATGCAGGAGTTCTTAGCGCGGGTAGAAGCACTAATTCGCCGTAACCGCACACCTGTTGCACCAGCTTATCTGGATTATGGCGCTCTGCAAATTGATTTAGTACAGCGTCGTGTCCGCTTCCAAGGAGAGTTTATCGACTTAACACCCCAAGAATTCAGTTTGTTATACGTTTTGGCACAAGCAGGAGGAGTGCCTTTGTCTAGGTCGGAATTGCTGCGCCGGGCTTGGCCTGATGCCATCGATAACCCACGCACCATTGATACTCATGTTTTATCACTGCGGAAAAAAGTTGAACTTGATCCCAGGCAACCCAGCTTGATTCAAACTATCCGCAATGTGGGTTACCGATTTAATATGGAAATTTTGAATACCAATCTTTCACAATCACAAACAAAATTAGCTAAAGAAAGATTTAGCAATCAACGTTCAACGTTAACTACTCAACGGTCTTAA
- a CDS encoding DUF6761 family protein has protein sequence MLQDTQTIRYYQRITDAFVELWNRGYRTDDMRMYLDGYLAALRQGNAIEPFLIHRLEEEASRYLYDGSNFAMTQTQPEPQHDYY, from the coding sequence ATGCTCCAAGACACACAAACCATTCGCTATTACCAAAGAATTACCGACGCCTTCGTCGAGCTATGGAATCGCGGTTATCGTACGGATGATATGCGGATGTATTTGGATGGATATCTAGCCGCGCTGCGACAAGGAAACGCCATTGAGCCTTTCCTGATTCATCGTCTAGAGGAAGAAGCCAGCCGTTATTTGTACGATGGCTCAAATTTTGCAATGACTCAAACGCAGCCAGAACCACAACACGATTACTACTAA
- the grxD gene encoding Grx4 family monothiol glutaredoxin, translating into MTPELKEKIDTLLQENKILVFMKGNKLMPQCGFSNNVVQILNTLGVPFETIDVLSDNEIRQGIKEYSNWPTIPQVYVNGEFLGGSDILIEMYQKGELQELVEVALAS; encoded by the coding sequence ATGACACCAGAACTTAAAGAGAAAATTGACACCTTGTTACAAGAGAACAAAATTTTGGTTTTCATGAAGGGAAACAAGTTGATGCCCCAGTGTGGTTTCTCTAACAACGTGGTGCAAATACTCAATACATTGGGAGTTCCCTTTGAAACCATTGACGTGCTGTCAGACAACGAAATCCGTCAGGGAATTAAAGAATATTCCAACTGGCCGACAATTCCCCAGGTGTATGTCAATGGTGAATTCCTCGGTGGTTCAGATATTCTGATCGAAATGTACCAAAAAGGTGAATTGCAGGAATTGGTAGAAGTAGCACTAGCTTCATAA
- a CDS encoding BolA family protein: protein MISPQQVEAMIKAELPDAQVQVQDLTGGGDHYQVTVVSSQFADKRLVQQHQLVYGALQQAMSTEAIHALAVKTYTPEAWQTTVAL from the coding sequence ATGATTAGTCCGCAACAAGTCGAGGCAATGATCAAAGCGGAACTGCCAGATGCCCAGGTTCAGGTACAGGACTTGACAGGTGGTGGTGACCACTATCAGGTGACAGTAGTTTCATCGCAGTTTGCCGATAAGAGACTAGTACAACAACACCAGCTGGTATATGGCGCGTTGCAACAAGCTATGTCAACCGAAGCAATCCATGCGTTGGCAGTAAAAACATATACTCCTGAAGCTTGGCAGACAACAGTAGCTTTGTAA
- a CDS encoding S8 family serine peptidase: MSDRINSSDFANTGMLVSSLGLILQRGGEELSLEKAGDRFTVRLASKLTPQKLSQLSWGVWQRSIPPAQIELFQVAPKQLEAAMSQARAAENVAFASHVYTITGNPGTFVYLNEQITIQFASGVEAAQINAITATFNLMQDKPVLGVPNTFVFLVSKQATANPIKIANQLQGLKEVLAAEPNIFVQPEPHYKPRDTLYSQQWYLNHNGGNQLAVGSHISVEKAWDITRGVRSVVVAVVDDSFDLNHPDFQGSGKIVAPRDFKDNDFLPLPGDEEASHGTACAGLAVAEENGAGIVGVAPGCAFMPIRTTGFLDDKSIEDIFNWAIEKGASVISCSWGASAVYFPLSLRQRAAIARAATQGRKGKGCVILFAAGNANRPIDGSVNERNWPKNILSGNTVWLSGFPVHTDVIAVAASTSLNKKAAYSNWGTNIAVCAPSNNAPPGMWFEEAGFMETQPAIASSLTGLGIFTTDQIGAAGYEPGNFTDNFGGTSSATPVVAGVAALVLSANPDLTAGQVKRILQETADKIVDANPDPQLGLRAGTYDVNGHSQWFGYGKINAAKAVQAASQLRAVASSGTKQIGGRNDSQMAIPDNNRQGIKSAIAISEPNTVQNIQVTVNITHDFLGDLEIYLIAPNNQQVLLQNRTLGRRTDLQTTYTMRSHPALRQLLSLSAKGKWQLWITDYAPQDVGRLNSWELNLET, translated from the coding sequence ATGAGCGATCGCATTAATTCCTCTGATTTTGCCAATACGGGTATGCTAGTTAGTAGTCTAGGATTAATCTTACAACGCGGTGGTGAAGAATTAAGTTTAGAAAAAGCTGGCGATCGCTTCACGGTTCGTCTGGCCAGCAAATTAACACCACAAAAATTATCCCAGTTGAGTTGGGGTGTTTGGCAGCGGAGTATTCCCCCAGCACAAATTGAACTGTTTCAGGTTGCACCAAAGCAGTTAGAGGCGGCGATGTCTCAAGCCCGTGCTGCGGAAAATGTGGCTTTTGCTAGTCATGTTTACACAATCACGGGTAATCCGGGGACGTTTGTTTATCTGAATGAGCAAATTACCATTCAGTTTGCTTCTGGGGTTGAGGCTGCCCAGATTAACGCTATTACAGCCACATTCAACTTGATGCAAGACAAACCTGTCCTGGGAGTGCCTAATACTTTCGTGTTTCTTGTCAGCAAACAAGCAACTGCAAATCCCATCAAAATTGCTAATCAGTTGCAAGGACTCAAGGAAGTTTTAGCTGCTGAACCTAACATTTTTGTGCAACCTGAGCCACACTACAAACCTCGTGACACACTTTATTCCCAGCAATGGTATCTCAACCACAATGGTGGTAATCAGTTGGCTGTGGGTTCTCATATCTCTGTGGAAAAAGCTTGGGATATTACTCGCGGTGTGCGTTCTGTAGTTGTGGCGGTGGTGGATGATTCTTTTGATTTAAACCACCCAGATTTTCAAGGGAGTGGAAAGATTGTAGCTCCCAGAGATTTTAAGGACAATGACTTTTTACCTTTACCTGGGGATGAGGAAGCGAGTCACGGTACGGCTTGTGCTGGGTTAGCAGTGGCGGAAGAAAATGGTGCGGGAATTGTGGGGGTTGCTCCTGGTTGTGCGTTCATGCCGATTCGGACAACTGGGTTTTTAGATGATAAATCGATTGAAGATATATTCAACTGGGCTATAGAGAAGGGTGCTAGTGTGATTTCTTGCAGTTGGGGCGCATCTGCAGTTTACTTTCCGCTATCTTTGCGTCAACGTGCTGCCATAGCCCGCGCTGCTACCCAAGGGCGCAAGGGTAAAGGTTGTGTGATTCTGTTTGCGGCGGGTAATGCTAATCGCCCAATTGACGGTTCTGTAAATGAGCGCAATTGGCCGAAAAATATTTTATCAGGTAATACAGTGTGGTTAAGTGGTTTTCCTGTACATACAGATGTAATTGCTGTGGCTGCTTCTACTAGTTTGAATAAGAAAGCTGCGTATAGTAATTGGGGGACTAATATTGCGGTATGTGCCCCTAGTAACAATGCCCCACCAGGTATGTGGTTTGAAGAGGCTGGTTTTATGGAAACACAACCGGCGATCGCTAGTTCTCTAACTGGATTGGGAATTTTCACTACCGATCAAATTGGCGCCGCTGGTTATGAACCAGGTAACTTTACCGACAATTTTGGCGGTACTTCTAGTGCGACTCCTGTAGTTGCAGGTGTGGCGGCGCTGGTTTTATCAGCCAATCCTGATTTAACTGCGGGGCAAGTCAAACGGATTTTACAAGAAACTGCCGATAAGATTGTAGATGCTAATCCTGACCCTCAACTCGGTTTGCGTGCCGGGACTTATGATGTTAACGGTCATTCTCAATGGTTTGGTTATGGCAAGATAAATGCCGCGAAAGCTGTGCAAGCAGCATCACAACTACGTGCAGTTGCATCAAGTGGCACAAAGCAGATCGGGGGCAGGAATGATAGCCAGATGGCGATTCCAGACAATAATAGACAAGGGATAAAAAGTGCGATCGCTATTTCTGAGCCGAATACAGTTCAAAATATTCAAGTAACAGTTAATATCACCCATGATTTTCTTGGTGATTTAGAAATTTATTTAATTGCGCCTAATAATCAACAAGTGTTGTTGCAAAATCGTACCCTAGGTCGCCGCACCGATTTACAAACAACCTACACAATGCGATCGCACCCAGCCCTGAGACAGCTACTATCTTTATCGGCTAAAGGAAAATGGCAGTTATGGATCACCGACTATGCACCACAAGATGTCGGGAGATTAAATAGCTGGGAATTAAATTTAGAAACATAG
- a CDS encoding 1-acyl-sn-glycerol-3-phosphate acyltransferase has product MMEFYSADPTRQRIPANTPAKAQVAHTTSWVSPWLSPLAYLLGRHFLLPFFFRRINIVGQEHIPESGPVILAPTHRARWDALLVPYAAMGCMTAKDLRFMVTITECQGLQGWFVRRLGGFPVDPKHPSIRTLRHGVDLLLQRKTLVIFPEGDIYRDGEVHPLKPGIGRLALSAEFSQPGLGVKVIPISINYSQRYPHWGTDVTIHIAPSIKVADYTNGCIKQNAQHLTADLAKVLQQLNHQESEITTHAFAEIPNS; this is encoded by the coding sequence ATGATGGAATTTTACTCTGCAGACCCTACCCGCCAGCGAATACCAGCGAATACCCCAGCAAAAGCTCAGGTGGCTCATACTACCTCTTGGGTTTCGCCTTGGTTAAGTCCTCTGGCGTATCTATTAGGACGCCACTTTCTTCTACCATTTTTCTTCCGTCGCATTAACATCGTTGGGCAAGAACATATTCCCGAATCTGGCCCTGTGATTCTCGCTCCCACCCACCGAGCGCGTTGGGATGCTCTACTTGTACCCTATGCGGCTATGGGTTGTATGACAGCAAAAGACTTGCGTTTCATGGTGACTATTACTGAATGTCAAGGACTACAAGGCTGGTTTGTGCGCCGCTTAGGGGGATTTCCTGTAGATCCTAAACACCCATCCATTAGAACTCTGCGACACGGAGTTGATTTACTGCTACAAAGGAAAACTTTGGTGATTTTTCCCGAAGGCGATATTTATCGTGATGGTGAAGTTCACCCATTAAAGCCCGGAATTGGACGTTTGGCGTTGAGTGCTGAATTTAGTCAACCCGGACTGGGAGTTAAAGTAATACCCATCAGCATCAATTACAGCCAACGTTATCCCCATTGGGGTACAGACGTGACTATTCACATTGCTCCGTCTATAAAAGTCGCCGATTATACTAACGGTTGTATAAAACAAAATGCTCAACACCTGACTGCTGACTTAGCCAAGGTGTTGCAACAATTAAACCACCAAGAATCAGAAATCACTACTCATGCATTTGCAGAAATTCCTAATTCTTGA
- the tadA gene encoding tRNA adenosine(34) deaminase TadA, whose amino-acid sequence MSLEYEEYLIHQKWMSRALEIAQAAGDAGEVPVGAVIVDASGNLLGEGENRKERDNDPTAHAEICAIRAAAQMLQSWRLHQCTLYVTLEPCPMCAGAIVHARIGLLVYGVDDTKTGAIRTVDNIPDGAASNHRLNVIGGVLESVCRQQLQAWFATRRKPN is encoded by the coding sequence ATGTCACTCGAATACGAAGAATATCTCATACACCAAAAATGGATGAGTCGAGCCTTAGAAATAGCGCAAGCGGCTGGTGATGCTGGTGAAGTCCCTGTTGGGGCTGTGATTGTCGATGCATCGGGTAATTTGCTTGGGGAGGGCGAAAATAGGAAAGAACGCGACAACGACCCTACGGCTCATGCGGAAATTTGCGCTATCAGGGCAGCTGCTCAAATGTTACAGAGTTGGCGTCTGCATCAATGTACTCTTTATGTAACATTAGAACCTTGCCCGATGTGTGCAGGTGCGATCGTTCATGCCCGTATAGGATTGCTGGTATACGGAGTGGACGATACAAAAACTGGCGCAATTCGTACTGTTGACAATATCCCCGATGGTGCTGCCTCTAATCACCGACTGAACGTCATTGGAGGCGTTTTAGAGTCAGTTTGTCGTCAGCAGTTGCAAGCTTGGTTTGCTACCCGACGAAAGCCAAATTAG